The Methanothrix sp. genome includes a window with the following:
- a CDS encoding RNA ligase partner protein yields MLRQRFVFDTTALTDSQAWESEGCSTLCEGMSAILHRVAQARLHLGISCYVPYPSVYNEIRDFVRNNNCDIAILGKVDTWLVKKTPDRYRVKIPSKIFYEYVDYMRSRINKGMNVSEEAIWEAVSRCIALNSTGQSLDQMREEIEREVVGSIIRKFREKYRSALRYGILDSAPDIDVLLLAKDLDAAVVSQDLGIQRWAEQLGLRFMEARAFPQMVREYMSFVPLHTEELEDRMV; encoded by the coding sequence ATGTTGCGCCAGAGGTTTGTTTTCGATACCACCGCCCTCACCGACTCGCAGGCTTGGGAGAGCGAGGGCTGCAGCACGCTCTGCGAGGGCATGTCTGCCATCCTACATCGTGTGGCACAGGCGAGGCTGCATCTGGGTATAAGCTGCTACGTTCCGTATCCATCGGTTTACAACGAGATAAGGGACTTCGTAAGGAACAACAACTGTGACATAGCCATACTGGGAAAGGTCGATACCTGGCTCGTCAAGAAGACTCCTGACAGGTACAGGGTCAAGATACCCTCGAAGATCTTCTACGAGTACGTGGACTACATGAGGAGCAGGATCAACAAGGGAATGAACGTGTCAGAGGAGGCGATATGGGAGGCTGTCTCGCGGTGTATAGCCTTAAATTCAACAGGCCAGAGCCTGGATCAGATGAGGGAGGAGATCGAGAGGGAGGTGGTGGGGAGCATAATAAGAAAGTTCCGCGAGAAGTACAGGTCGGCTCTGAGATACGGCATCCTCGACAGCGCCCCGGACATCGATGTTCTGCTGCTCGCAAAAGACCTGGATGCTGCAGTCGTATCCCAGGATCTCGGCATCCAGAGATGGGCGGAGCAGCTGGGTCTGAGGTTCATGGAGGCGAGGGCCTTCCCCCAGATGGTCAGGGAGTACATGAGCTTCGTTCCCCTCCACACAGAGGAGCTGGAGGACCGGATGGTCTGA
- a CDS encoding DUF131 domain-containing protein — translation MLRLIGWSLILMGILITIISLLSSDLSRSEFGGVLLIGPIPIVFGSTPGMAFAAMLLAIALMLISIALWRR, via the coding sequence ATGCTCCGCCTGATCGGCTGGTCTCTGATACTGATGGGGATACTCATCACAATCATCTCACTCCTCTCCTCTGATCTTTCAAGGAGCGAGTTCGGGGGAGTGCTTCTCATAGGCCCAATACCGATCGTCTTCGGATCCACGCCAGGCATGGCATTCGCAGCCATGCTTCTCGCGATAGCGCTCATGCTGATCTCAATAGCGCTCTGGAGGAGATAG
- the pheA gene encoding prephenate dehydratase, giving the protein MRIGVLGPKGSYSEMAASRRFPDAELVYYDDIEDIFDAVESCEADAGVVPLENSLEGSVALTLDLLLRRSLFICGEVVIPIRHCLLGRGDPDSVRIILSHPQALAQCRQYIRRRYPGVEVRTTGSTSHAARLAQEFPEMAAIANLEAARTYGLKVLDSDIQDSKNNVTRFVVLSRRMPRRTGDDRTSIVVYLEKDRPGALFSILREFAIRNINLTRIESRPSRRELGDYYFFIDLEGHMEDGAVREALDGIENAASMVRVLGSYPKDHAILT; this is encoded by the coding sequence TTGAGAATAGGCGTTCTGGGCCCGAAGGGCTCCTACTCGGAGATGGCCGCATCGAGGAGGTTCCCGGATGCAGAGCTTGTTTACTATGATGATATAGAGGACATCTTCGATGCTGTGGAGAGCTGTGAGGCTGATGCCGGAGTCGTTCCGCTGGAGAACAGCCTGGAGGGATCTGTGGCTCTGACGCTGGATCTTCTGCTCAGAAGATCACTTTTCATATGCGGAGAGGTTGTGATCCCGATAAGACACTGTCTTCTGGGGAGGGGTGATCCCGATAGCGTAAGAATCATACTCTCACATCCCCAGGCGCTCGCGCAGTGCAGGCAGTACATCCGGCGGAGGTATCCGGGTGTCGAGGTGAGAACCACAGGCTCAACAAGCCACGCAGCCAGGCTGGCTCAGGAGTTCCCGGAGATGGCTGCGATAGCGAACCTGGAGGCTGCAAGGACATACGGGCTCAAGGTGCTTGACAGTGACATACAGGACTCGAAGAACAATGTGACGAGGTTCGTTGTTCTCTCGAGGAGGATGCCGAGGAGAACGGGCGATGACAGAACGTCGATAGTTGTTTATCTGGAGAAGGACAGGCCGGGAGCGCTCTTCTCCATTCTCAGAGAGTTCGCGATCAGGAACATCAACCTCACGAGGATAGAGTCAAGGCCCAGCAGGAGGGAGCTGGGGGATTACTACTTCTTCATAGACCTTGAGGGGCACATGGAGGACGGCGCTGTGAGGGAGGCGCTCGATGGCATTGAAAATGCTGCCAGCATGGTCCGGGTTTTGGGGTCTTATCCGAAAGATCATGCGATTCTAACCTGA
- a CDS encoding hydroxymethylglutaryl-CoA reductase, degradative: MSSRLPGFYKLPPDERLEKIVEACGDAEIKEMVKSGLSLEQADKMVENVIGLFQVPLGIATNFIIDGREVLVPMATEEPSVIAAASNGARMARDGGGFFTSSTGPVMRAQIQAVDLKDPYGARCRILEHASEMLRAANEVDPMLVRLGGGAVGLEVHVIDSRAGPMVVTHLLVDCRDAMGANAVNTMAEAVAPEIERLTGGRVHLRIISNLADMRLARARAVFRADAIGGAEVVSAVFKAAALAEVDPYRAATHNKGIMNGVTAVVLATGNDTRAVEAGAHAYAARSGQYSSLSRYEIDDNGDLVGTIELPVAVGLVGGATRVHPVARAAVRILGVRSADELSRVMAAVGLAQNFAALRALATEGIQRGHMSLHARNIALQAGAKGELVEIIAERMASERRINIERASELLRELGGSS; encoded by the coding sequence ATGAGTTCGAGACTCCCGGGATTTTACAAGCTGCCTCCTGATGAGCGGCTTGAAAAGATCGTCGAGGCCTGCGGTGATGCTGAGATAAAGGAGATGGTAAAGAGCGGTCTGAGCCTGGAACAGGCAGATAAGATGGTGGAGAATGTGATCGGCCTCTTCCAGGTTCCGCTAGGGATCGCTACAAACTTCATAATAGACGGGCGTGAGGTGCTGGTGCCAATGGCCACAGAGGAGCCATCGGTCATAGCAGCGGCCAGCAATGGCGCCAGGATGGCGCGCGATGGCGGCGGATTCTTCACCAGCTCAACAGGACCTGTGATGAGAGCACAGATACAGGCTGTTGATCTGAAGGATCCATATGGAGCAAGGTGCAGGATCCTGGAGCACGCATCCGAGATGTTGAGAGCTGCAAATGAGGTCGACCCGATGCTTGTCAGGCTCGGCGGCGGGGCCGTGGGCCTTGAGGTGCATGTCATCGATTCCAGAGCCGGCCCTATGGTTGTCACGCATCTGCTTGTCGACTGCAGGGATGCGATGGGCGCGAACGCTGTGAACACAATGGCAGAGGCTGTGGCCCCTGAGATCGAGCGTCTGACAGGCGGAAGGGTTCACCTTCGGATAATCTCGAACCTCGCGGACATGCGTCTCGCCCGGGCGCGGGCGGTTTTCAGGGCAGATGCAATAGGTGGGGCAGAGGTGGTCTCTGCGGTCTTCAAGGCCGCAGCGCTCGCCGAGGTCGATCCGTACAGGGCTGCCACGCACAACAAGGGGATCATGAACGGGGTTACAGCTGTTGTTCTTGCGACAGGCAATGATACCCGCGCTGTCGAGGCTGGAGCGCATGCATATGCAGCCAGATCCGGGCAGTACTCGTCCCTCTCCAGATACGAGATCGATGACAACGGAGATCTCGTTGGCACAATAGAGCTTCCTGTGGCGGTTGGCCTTGTGGGCGGGGCCACTCGGGTGCACCCCGTGGCCAGGGCGGCTGTGAGGATACTGGGCGTGAGATCGGCGGATGAGCTGAGCAGGGTGATGGCAGCTGTCGGCCTCGCCCAGAACTTTGCAGCGCTCAGGGCGCTTGCCACCGAGGGCATCCAGCGGGGGCACATGTCGTTGCATGCGAGAAACATCGCGCTCCAGGCCGGAGCAAAGGGGGAGCTGGTGGAGATCATCGCGGAGAGGATGGCATCCGAACGGAGGATAAACATAGAGCGAGCGTCTGAGCTTCTCAGAGAGCTGGGTGGTTCCTCTTGA
- a CDS encoding tetratricopeptide repeat protein: MDQLVVLHEIFESFSRGTGALREIEPRAVEGRCASLVVKLLQSCLDNDIDEEVCRELSECLSNIYELKRLGDICRRAGMPEIAMKCYAKALSQAQEPHVRSVLMNNLGQVHAQKGDLGKAIVYYKKALEGFEYAGDPSSAAHVMGNLASAYRRAYQWDRAVECYFKGLKGFEKLNDSFGVAQMTGSLGRVYAEMGERELAVLYYEKSLRMFENLGDRRSAAWLLSRLGRVYAEMGRWDDSKRCFERSLSIFEDLGQSQNAGIVLSNLGRFYLEKGDTDSARDSLERSLKILRKEMLPVYPNTVAALAATYSLLARRYADEGDVRQSSQLYSRASDCFSELAHHPRILISELKAAAGQARSLSYLVKLRADPREDEAVALCERAISALESTIASTASKDREKVASLVRCLQGIKELWSIDLYTAEPWRILGMVSVASEYLMGGIRELARSPGSYKEMHEALVAINGALDDERQRRDSSANLRRAAEHLRASQVEGFEKIAATLEMAGRSELVHGMSPSDILNYGAHRKALMSIGWAAAQSLLSEIDRTGWIYAWDEAMNLSETGPVGRTERIRRKAESIAEMKEVPVVEIGSVNLRGPAVDVPGENAVGSTSIVPAQTVLVSAAAPSLPVRPETIRAATTLEGPYVIESFTDFAQEDAFYDEPQRESVDPSADTAYSESAHVVHRSNLRDSIAARIIVGLIALAGTAYAIMHVILGVL, encoded by the coding sequence ATGGACCAATTAGTAGTGCTTCATGAGATATTCGAGTCGTTCTCCAGGGGCACCGGCGCCCTCCGCGAAATCGAGCCCAGGGCGGTCGAGGGCAGGTGCGCCAGCCTTGTTGTGAAGCTCCTGCAGAGCTGTCTCGATAATGATATCGATGAGGAGGTGTGTCGCGAGCTCTCCGAATGCCTTAGCAACATCTACGAGCTCAAGAGGCTTGGCGACATATGCCGGCGGGCGGGCATGCCGGAGATCGCGATGAAATGCTACGCGAAGGCTCTCTCCCAGGCGCAGGAGCCGCATGTGCGCTCTGTGCTGATGAACAACCTCGGCCAGGTCCATGCGCAGAAGGGCGACCTGGGCAAGGCGATTGTCTACTATAAAAAGGCACTGGAGGGCTTTGAGTACGCAGGAGATCCAAGCAGCGCTGCCCATGTCATGGGGAACCTCGCATCTGCGTACAGGCGTGCGTACCAGTGGGATCGGGCCGTGGAGTGCTACTTCAAGGGTCTGAAGGGGTTCGAGAAGCTCAACGACAGCTTCGGCGTAGCCCAGATGACCGGCTCCCTGGGAAGAGTCTACGCAGAGATGGGAGAGAGGGAGCTCGCTGTGCTCTATTATGAGAAGAGCCTGAGGATGTTTGAGAATCTTGGCGATCGCAGGAGCGCAGCCTGGCTTCTGAGCCGTCTTGGAAGGGTGTATGCAGAGATGGGGAGGTGGGACGACTCGAAGAGATGCTTCGAGAGGAGTCTGTCCATCTTCGAGGATCTCGGCCAGAGCCAGAACGCAGGCATAGTTCTCTCTAACCTCGGCCGCTTCTACCTCGAAAAGGGGGATACAGATTCCGCCAGGGATTCTCTGGAGCGATCCCTGAAGATTTTAAGAAAGGAAATGCTTCCCGTTTACCCCAACACGGTTGCTGCGCTGGCAGCCACGTACAGCCTGCTCGCGCGCAGGTACGCGGATGAGGGGGATGTGCGGCAGTCGTCGCAGCTTTATTCAAGAGCGTCTGACTGTTTCAGCGAGCTGGCGCATCATCCGAGGATCCTCATATCCGAGCTGAAGGCGGCGGCTGGCCAGGCGAGATCTCTGTCGTATCTTGTGAAGCTCCGCGCAGACCCGCGCGAGGACGAGGCCGTCGCGCTGTGCGAGAGAGCGATCTCCGCGCTCGAGAGCACGATCGCCAGCACCGCCTCGAAGGACAGAGAGAAGGTCGCATCACTCGTACGCTGCCTGCAAGGGATAAAGGAGCTCTGGAGCATAGACCTGTACACAGCAGAGCCGTGGCGGATACTCGGCATGGTCTCTGTGGCCTCAGAGTACCTGATGGGTGGCATTCGAGAGCTGGCCAGGAGCCCTGGATCGTATAAAGAGATGCATGAAGCGCTTGTCGCCATCAACGGGGCGCTGGATGATGAGAGGCAGCGGAGGGACTCTTCGGCGAACCTGAGGAGAGCTGCTGAGCATCTCAGGGCATCGCAGGTGGAGGGCTTCGAGAAGATCGCCGCGACGCTCGAGATGGCTGGAAGATCTGAGCTTGTTCATGGAATGAGCCCCTCTGACATACTGAACTACGGGGCACACAGAAAGGCCCTGATGAGCATCGGCTGGGCAGCCGCGCAGAGTCTGCTCTCGGAGATTGACAGGACCGGCTGGATCTATGCATGGGATGAGGCCATGAACCTCTCAGAGACCGGACCGGTTGGCAGGACCGAGCGGATAAGAAGAAAAGCGGAGAGCATCGCGGAGATGAAGGAGGTGCCTGTGGTCGAGATTGGCTCTGTGAATCTCAGGGGCCCTGCAGTTGATGTGCCGGGGGAGAACGCTGTCGGGAGCACATCCATCGTGCCCGCGCAGACCGTGCTTGTATCAGCTGCGGCACCATCGCTGCCCGTTCGTCCTGAGACCATCCGCGCTGCAACCACGCTGGAGGGTCCATACGTCATCGAGAGCTTCACGGATTTTGCGCAGGAAGATGCATTTTACGATGAGCCGCAGAGAGAGAGCGTGGATCCCAGCGCTGATACTGCTTACTCAGAGTCTGCCCATGTGGTTCACAGAAGCAATCTGAGGGATTCGATCGCCGCGAGGATCATCGTGGGGCTGATCGCGCTGGCCGGGACAGCATACGCGATAATGCATGTGATTCTGGGAGTCCTGTAA
- a CDS encoding beta-ribofuranosylaminobenzene 5'-phosphate synthase, with product MTFAFPVAQEIAKLERIVGRLSPVQKMLLGTDGSVTSLLEVITGEPVGIETLEQRVVPATEDVARELNIEAGEDVNYRVVRLKNVRTGETLIHAVSYTPLKRLEPGFRNDLMRADIPIGQILHKHRIESRRDITKTECEQADERMSQLFNIFPRELMLSRRYKIIRKGEPLIAIRETFPYNMFQDTRRVIVETPARIHMTLTDLCGEAGRVDGGVGIALDKPNIVVEGEIDRELSVEGTQAERALDAAKKVAERFGLGGARISVRSCYRTHVGLGSGTQLAVAVGKTLCELYGHKANIREIASAVSRGGTSGIGVAAFEMGGFIVDGGHTFGPGREKSDFRPSSASAGVRPPPVIARHDFPESWRIVLAVPNIEKGAYGQREVDIFREYCPVPLSEVQELCYQIMVRMMPSVIEEDLDTFGMAVNRIQQLGFKRVEVELQHPMVKMLMQEMVSAGAACAGLSSFGPTVYAITDTNTREIESAARDVMGDVGGEVIITRSRNQGARIRTA from the coding sequence ATGACCTTTGCCTTTCCTGTGGCCCAGGAGATAGCGAAGCTCGAGAGGATCGTTGGCAGGCTCAGTCCTGTACAGAAGATGCTTCTGGGGACCGATGGCTCTGTGACGAGCCTGCTGGAGGTGATCACAGGCGAGCCTGTGGGGATCGAGACGCTGGAACAGAGGGTGGTGCCGGCGACTGAGGATGTCGCCAGAGAGCTCAACATAGAGGCTGGAGAGGACGTCAACTACCGTGTTGTCAGGCTTAAGAACGTCCGCACCGGCGAGACGCTGATACATGCGGTCTCATACACCCCACTGAAGCGGCTGGAGCCCGGGTTCAGGAACGACCTGATGCGCGCGGACATCCCGATAGGCCAGATACTCCACAAGCACCGCATAGAGTCACGCAGAGATATAACAAAGACAGAGTGCGAGCAGGCGGACGAGAGGATGAGCCAGCTCTTCAACATCTTTCCCAGGGAGCTGATGCTCTCCAGAAGGTACAAGATCATAAGAAAGGGCGAGCCGCTGATCGCCATAAGGGAGACGTTCCCCTACAACATGTTCCAGGACACGCGAAGGGTGATCGTAGAGACGCCTGCAAGGATCCACATGACGCTCACAGACCTCTGCGGCGAGGCCGGGCGGGTCGATGGTGGTGTGGGAATTGCGCTAGATAAGCCGAACATAGTCGTGGAGGGCGAGATCGACAGGGAGCTCTCTGTGGAGGGGACGCAGGCTGAGAGGGCGCTGGACGCAGCGAAAAAGGTCGCCGAGAGATTCGGACTGGGAGGAGCGCGCATATCTGTCAGAAGCTGCTACAGGACGCATGTGGGGCTCGGCAGCGGTACACAGCTTGCTGTGGCTGTTGGAAAGACGCTCTGCGAGCTTTACGGGCATAAGGCGAACATCAGGGAGATAGCATCTGCAGTCAGTCGCGGCGGGACCAGCGGGATAGGGGTCGCGGCATTTGAGATGGGCGGGTTTATAGTGGACGGCGGGCACACATTCGGCCCGGGCAGGGAGAAGTCCGACTTCAGGCCGTCCTCCGCCAGTGCTGGGGTCAGACCACCGCCCGTGATCGCGCGCCACGACTTTCCTGAGAGCTGGAGGATAGTGCTTGCTGTGCCGAACATAGAGAAGGGCGCATACGGCCAGCGCGAGGTCGATATATTCAGGGAGTACTGCCCTGTCCCGCTCTCAGAGGTCCAGGAGCTGTGCTACCAGATAATGGTCAGGATGATGCCATCTGTTATTGAGGAGGACCTCGATACCTTTGGGATGGCTGTTAACAGGATACAGCAGCTGGGCTTCAAACGTGTTGAGGTCGAGCTGCAGCATCCGATGGTCAAGATGCTGATGCAGGAGATGGTCTCGGCTGGAGCTGCATGCGCTGGCCTGAGCTCATTCGGCCCCACAGTTTACGCGATAACAGACACGAACACCAGGGAGATAGAGTCCGCGGCCCGTGATGTTATGGGCGATGTCGGCGGAGAGGTTATTATAACAAGATCGAGGAACCAGGGGGCCAGGATAAGAACCGCGTAG
- a CDS encoding UbiD family decarboxylase: MSLRSFLEDLRADGVLEEVHEHVSTEYELAMRAAGRGPMLFHNADGHMCCINILGSRELLARALRMDARNLARDLSSVGYDGHVREVDSSQFQENVLEPDLSRLPVLRHFKGDGGRYITSGVVVARLDERINACVHRLMVLDRTRLAARLVPGRHTHQMYSRAIETGRRLPVAIAIGVDPVVLIAASTRVPEGKEFEYASALRGDAVEVVTLDNGVPVPHAEIVLEGYLTEKRAQEGPFVDITGTMDLVREEPVIEITRIMMRDDAIYHALLPAGGEHRMLMGVPYEPLIYREASKVVRIRNVLLTEGGCTYFHAVVQIEKSEEEDGLRAIKAAMAAHGSLKHVLVVDTDIDIHDPRELEYAIATRVRGDQDIYVYPDVRGSTLDPRSVDGITTKVGVDATAKLDRLWKFRRVARPW; this comes from the coding sequence ATGAGCCTCAGATCTTTCCTGGAGGATCTCCGCGCGGATGGCGTTCTCGAGGAGGTCCATGAGCATGTATCCACAGAATATGAGCTGGCCATGCGCGCAGCCGGAAGGGGACCGATGCTGTTTCACAACGCAGATGGCCACATGTGCTGCATAAACATACTCGGGAGCAGGGAGCTTCTGGCCCGTGCCCTGAGGATGGACGCCAGGAACCTCGCGCGCGATCTTTCATCTGTTGGATATGATGGACATGTCAGAGAGGTTGACTCCTCGCAGTTCCAGGAGAACGTCCTGGAGCCGGATCTGTCGCGACTGCCGGTGCTGAGGCATTTCAAAGGAGACGGCGGGCGGTACATAACATCTGGCGTGGTTGTGGCCAGGCTGGATGAGAGGATCAACGCATGCGTTCACAGACTGATGGTTCTCGACAGGACAAGGCTGGCCGCCAGGCTTGTCCCGGGAAGGCACACACATCAGATGTACTCCAGAGCCATCGAGACTGGCAGGAGGCTTCCAGTGGCGATCGCCATCGGCGTCGATCCAGTGGTTCTCATAGCAGCCTCAACAAGAGTTCCTGAAGGCAAGGAGTTCGAGTACGCATCCGCTCTGCGGGGAGATGCGGTTGAGGTTGTGACCCTTGACAACGGCGTTCCGGTTCCCCATGCAGAGATCGTTCTGGAAGGTTACCTGACAGAGAAGAGGGCACAGGAGGGGCCGTTTGTGGACATCACCGGCACGATGGATCTTGTGAGGGAGGAGCCTGTCATAGAGATCACGAGGATAATGATGAGGGATGACGCGATCTATCATGCGCTTCTTCCTGCAGGTGGTGAGCACAGGATGCTTATGGGTGTGCCCTACGAGCCGCTGATATATAGAGAGGCATCAAAGGTCGTGAGGATCAGGAACGTGCTTCTGACAGAGGGCGGATGCACGTACTTCCACGCGGTTGTTCAGATAGAGAAGAGTGAGGAGGAGGATGGGCTGAGGGCCATAAAGGCCGCGATGGCAGCTCACGGGAGCCTGAAGCATGTGCTTGTTGTCGATACAGATATCGATATCCACGATCCGAGGGAGCTGGAGTATGCGATCGCGACACGGGTTCGCGGCGATCAGGACATTTACGTGTATCCGGATGTTAGAGGAAGCACGCTGGATCCAAGATCTGTGGATGGGATAACGACAAAGGTCGGGGTCGATGCGACCGCGAAGCTGGACAGACTCTGGAAGTTCAGGCGCGTGGCCCGACCATGGTGA
- a CDS encoding DUF131 domain-containing protein, protein MLLLGILMMVAGILLLMAASVMPERGYEGGETPADRRGEIRGGAVVMIGPIPLVIGSDQRTAAILMALAIALMAIWLVSAYLGHFAVL, encoded by the coding sequence TTGCTGCTGCTTGGAATTCTAATGATGGTTGCGGGGATTCTGCTTCTGATGGCCGCTAGCGTAATGCCTGAGCGTGGGTACGAAGGAGGAGAGACGCCTGCAGACCGGAGGGGAGAGATCCGGGGAGGAGCGGTTGTGATGATCGGACCCATTCCCCTGGTGATCGGATCTGATCAAAGGACGGCTGCGATTCTGATGGCTCTGGCCATTGCTCTCATGGCCATCTGGCTGGTATCTGCATATCTGGGGCATTTCGCAGTGCTGTGA
- a CDS encoding M42 family metallopeptidase, translating to MRSLLERLSNAHGIAGREGSVMQIIRDEISPHVDEVHTDTLGNLVATRRGKRPSVMIAAHADEIGLMVKFVDEKGFVYFVKIGGWFDQTLLNQRVILHTKNGPVFGVIGSKPPHVMKEEDRKKPVDSRDMFIDVGARDQNEAREMGIIPGVPITIDRSFVPLRGDRVTGKAFDNRAGVAMMIEAMKRTRTECTVYAVSTVMEEVGLKGAKTCAFGIKPDLAIVTDTTIPGDHPGIEKKDSALEMGKGPVITVVDASGRGLIADQDVLDWLQETAEQFSIPVQLDVSGGGTTDATAIQLTREGVKTGVVSIATRYIHSPVEVLSLEDLDKGAELIARALETAPRYFRREG from the coding sequence ATGAGATCTTTGCTTGAGAGGCTCAGCAATGCCCATGGAATCGCGGGGAGAGAGGGGAGTGTGATGCAGATCATAAGAGATGAGATCTCTCCCCACGTCGATGAAGTTCATACAGATACGCTGGGCAACCTGGTAGCTACCAGGAGGGGCAAAAGGCCCTCGGTGATGATCGCCGCACACGCCGATGAGATCGGCCTGATGGTCAAGTTTGTCGATGAGAAGGGATTTGTTTACTTCGTGAAGATCGGTGGGTGGTTCGACCAGACGCTTCTGAACCAGAGGGTGATACTTCACACAAAGAATGGTCCTGTTTTCGGCGTCATAGGCTCCAAACCTCCGCATGTGATGAAGGAGGAGGACAGGAAGAAGCCTGTCGATTCCAGGGATATGTTCATAGATGTCGGGGCGAGGGACCAGAACGAAGCGAGGGAGATGGGGATCATTCCTGGCGTGCCGATAACCATCGACAGATCATTTGTTCCACTCAGAGGTGACAGGGTCACAGGAAAGGCTTTTGACAACCGTGCCGGTGTGGCGATGATGATAGAGGCTATGAAGAGAACCAGGACCGAGTGCACAGTGTATGCAGTCAGCACGGTGATGGAGGAGGTTGGCCTGAAGGGTGCGAAGACATGCGCGTTTGGCATCAAGCCCGATCTTGCGATAGTCACAGACACGACAATCCCGGGAGACCATCCTGGTATAGAGAAAAAGGATTCTGCTCTCGAGATGGGGAAGGGGCCGGTCATAACAGTTGTGGACGCATCCGGACGCGGGCTGATAGCAGATCAAGATGTTCTCGACTGGCTCCAGGAGACCGCTGAGCAGTTCAGCATACCCGTACAGCTCGATGTCTCTGGTGGAGGAACGACGGATGCGACCGCGATCCAGCTCACAAGAGAGGGTGTGAAAACAGGAGTTGTGAGCATTGCCACCAGGTACATCCACTCGCCTGTGGAGGTCCTGAGCCTGGAGGATCTCGATAAAGGAGCGGAGCTGATCGCCAGGGCGCTGGAGACTGCTCCGAGATACTTCAGGCGTGAAGGTTAA
- the hisS gene encoding histidine--tRNA ligase translates to MIQRPRGTRDFLPEEAHRRRAVREKMIGVMERWGYREIATPTFEHLELFTLKSGEGVIEEIYSFKDKGGRDIALRPELTAPVMRMYVSELHSAPKPLRLYYFANCFRYERPQKGRFREFWQLGCELIGGKRSDSEAEVIAMADEVLRAVGIGGDIHIGYLGLMRSMLKKVPEAHRQSIMRLIDKKERDALRELLQSIGAEDLGIMELISLKGRDALDRAEELISDISSVEISEVVGSVHSQMKTSGASGGEGARASARSGRSPESEVKLSDFREMLELLDAYGVEATVDFEIVRGLEYYTGTVFEIYASGLGAQNQICGGGSYELASLFGGSETFSTGFGIGFDRIMEVVGEVDRPRPPVVLAFTPDVKIDAIRVAKRLRNVFPVIIDVMGRSLSAQLKSASAINAEYVIIVGRRELDSGKLVLRNMVSGSQEELSIEEIEERLRSAFA, encoded by the coding sequence ATGATCCAGAGACCCAGAGGGACCAGGGACTTCCTGCCTGAGGAGGCCCACAGGAGGCGTGCTGTTCGGGAGAAGATGATAGGTGTGATGGAGAGGTGGGGTTACCGCGAGATTGCGACCCCAACCTTCGAGCACCTCGAGCTCTTCACGCTCAAATCAGGTGAGGGGGTCATAGAGGAGATATACAGCTTCAAGGACAAGGGCGGCCGGGACATCGCCCTCAGGCCGGAGCTCACCGCGCCTGTTATGAGGATGTACGTCAGCGAGCTTCACAGCGCACCAAAGCCATTAAGGCTGTACTACTTCGCCAACTGCTTCAGATATGAGAGGCCGCAGAAGGGCAGGTTCAGGGAGTTCTGGCAGCTAGGCTGCGAGCTGATCGGCGGGAAACGCTCCGACTCAGAGGCTGAGGTCATAGCGATGGCTGACGAGGTCCTGAGGGCGGTTGGAATCGGGGGAGATATCCACATAGGGTATCTGGGACTGATGAGATCGATGCTGAAGAAGGTCCCTGAGGCACACAGGCAGAGCATAATGAGGCTCATCGACAAGAAGGAGAGAGATGCGCTCAGGGAGCTGCTCCAGAGCATAGGGGCTGAGGATCTCGGTATCATGGAGCTGATCAGTCTCAAGGGGAGGGATGCGCTCGACAGGGCTGAGGAGCTCATCTCTGATATTTCATCTGTTGAGATCTCAGAAGTCGTAGGGAGTGTTCATTCCCAAATGAAGACATCTGGAGCGAGCGGGGGAGAGGGCGCACGGGCCTCTGCGAGATCCGGCAGGTCTCCGGAGTCTGAGGTTAAACTGAGCGATTTCAGGGAGATGCTGGAGCTTCTCGATGCATACGGCGTCGAGGCGACAGTAGACTTCGAGATAGTGCGCGGACTCGAGTACTACACCGGCACGGTCTTCGAGATCTACGCCTCAGGCCTGGGAGCCCAGAACCAGATATGCGGCGGCGGGTCGTACGAGCTCGCAAGTCTGTTTGGAGGTTCGGAGACGTTCTCCACGGGCTTTGGCATTGGGTTCGACAGGATAATGGAGGTTGTGGGCGAGGTTGATCGACCAAGACCTCCTGTGGTTCTGGCATTCACTCCTGATGTGAAGATCGATGCAATTCGGGTAGCGAAGCGTCTCAGGAATGTCTTCCCTGTGATCATCGATGTCATGGGACGGTCTCTGAGCGCTCAGCTGAAATCCGCATCTGCAATCAACGCCGAGTACGTCATAATCGTCGGAAGAAGGGAGCTCGACTCCGGCAAGCTCGTTCTCAGGAACATGGTTAGCGGCTCTCAGGAGGAGCTGAGCATCGAGGAGATCGAGGAAAGGCTGAGAAGCGCTTTTGCTTGA